ATCGTCGCCTTGGTGAGCCATTACCTCACCAACTAGCTAATCCCACCTAGGCATATCTTGACGCGAGAGGCCCGAAGGTCCCCCTCTTTGGCCCGTAGGCATTATGCGGTATTAGCCATCGTTTCCAATGGTTATCCCCCACATCAAGGCAATTTCCTAGGCATTACTCACCCGTCCGCCGCTCGACGCCCATTAACGCTCCCGAAGGATTGTTAGTGTCGTTTCCGCTCGACTTGCATGTGTTAGGCCTGCCGCCAGCGTTCAATCTGAGCCATGATCAAACTCTTCAATTTAAGATTTTGTGACTCAACGAATACTGACTTCAAAACTAATATTTACCGCTCTTTCGAAAAAGATTGATGAACATGTAATTCTAAAGCTATTACCCCTCTCTTCTTAAATAAATAGGAACAGAATGGTAATGAATTGACTGTGCCAAATAACCGAAGTTATTTGTATTGGTCACTCAGTTCATTGAAATCAATTTTGATTCCGAAGAATCTGTTTTATCTAACGATAAAACGTTTTGATATTCATCAACGAGTGCCCACACAGATTGATAGGTTTAAATTGTTAAAGAGCTTCTCTTCGTTGTGACTTGCATCACTTCGGAAGAGGCGGCCATTCTAGCGATTTAATTCTCAGTGTCAAACACTTTTGAAAATTAATTTCCACTTTCTAAAAGTAGGAGCGAATTATCACTTAAAACTAGTTGCCTAACTAACATTCTGCGCTGAAGCCTTGCGGCGTCTGCCGTGTCAGTGAGGCGGCATTATAGAGATGTTCATCACATTGGCAAGTGTTTATTAAAGAAAAATGTAAAAATAACGATTACATGACGAATAAACACTCAAAGCCTTATTTATGCAACTTTAACTACAAAGTAACTACACAATAACCACAGACTTATCCACAATCACTCTGATTTTATCCCCTAGAAACTAAAAAACTGCCTAATGGCAGCTTTTTAAATAGCAATGACTCTAAATCCCAGAACCATATTGCTCTCCATCATCTTCATGGAGACCACATTCGCGTTTCAGCCCATTAAAACGAGTTTCCTCTTCAGTCATACCCGGCTCCCACTTCTTAGTTGTATGTGTATCTCCAACAGAAAGGTAACCCTGCTCTCGAAGCGGGTGATAACCGAGACCATGCTCTTCTAAGTAATAGTGAACATCTTTATTCGTCCAGTCGATTACCGGCAAGAATTTAAACACACCATTTTGGATGGATAAAATTGGTAGGTTTGCGCGCGATTGAGATTGCTCTCTTCTTAAACCGGAAAACCATGTCCCAGCCTCGAGCTCATCAAGCGCTCTTCTCATCGGTTCAACTTTATTAAGCTTGTTGTACTTCTCTATCCCTTCTATGCCTTGTTCCCAAAGTTTACCATATTGCGCTTCTTGCCAATTTGGGCTCTGTTGCGCACGAAATACTTGAAGGTTTAGAGTCAACTTCTTACTTAACTCATCTATAAAACGATATGTTTCCGGGAATAGGTACCCGGTGTCCGTCAGAATAACCGGAATGTCTGGTTTCGCTTGAGTCACTAAGTGCAGCATCAACGCCGCTTGGATTCCGAAACTAGAAGACACAACATGTGTCCCTTCTAAATTATCTAAAGCCCAACTAACTCTTTCTAATGCGGTTAGCCGCTCTAACTCTGCGTTGATTTGTCCAAGACGAAGTATTTGCTCCGTCTTAGTCAATGCGAGTAGCTCTGCTAACTTCAATTTTGAAGCGACAGAATTATGCATGCAGATCCCTCTTTGAAATGATCACCTCTTCGATGATGCCGGCTCGGATAGTGAAATCGCCAAAACCTTCATTGTCCTGTCGTTCCGTAGCCCAACGTCCCACCAGCGAATCAATCTCTTCTAAGATCTGAGCTGAAGTGATGTTCTCTTTATACATCTTCGGGATACGAGTTCCGGCTTTGTTGCCACCTAAGTGCATGTTGTAACGCCCCGGAGCCTTACCGACTAACCCCAGTTCAGCCAACATGGCACGACCACAACCGTTTGGACAACCAGTGATTCGAAGGATGATGTTATCTTCTTCTGGTAATCCATGTGTTTTCAGAATGTCTTCAACATCCGTAACAAACTCAGGAAGAAAGCGCTCAGCTTCTGCCATTGCTAGAGGACATGTTGGGAATGCCACACACGCCATTGAGTTTTTACGTTGCTCACTTACCGCATCATCCATCAAACCATATTGACGCGCCAGTTTCTCAATTTTGGCCTTCTGACTTTTAGAGACACCTGCAACAATTAAGTTTTGGTTTGCAGTCATGCGGAAGTCACCTTTGTGGATCTTCGCAATTTCAGCAACGCCTGTTTTCAGCGCTTTCCCTGGAAAATCAAGTAAACGACCATTTTCGATGAATAACGCTAAGTGGTGCTTACCATCAATGCCTTCCGCCCAACCGATACGATCGCCACGGCCAGTAAACTCATAAGGACGGCTTTCAGAAAACTCAACGACTGCACGTTTTTCTACTTCCGCTTTGAATACATCAATACCAACACGGTCTAGTGTGTATTTGGTTTTTGCGTTCTTACGGTTCGAACGGTTACCCCAATCACGCTGTGTAGTCACAACGGCTGCTGCTACATCTAATGTCTTGTCTAGTGGTACAAAACCAAAGTCGTCAGCTTTACGTGCATAAGTAGAAGTATCGCCGTGCGTCATTGCTAAGCCGCCACCCACTAACACGTTAAAGCCCACCAGCTTTCCGTCTTTTGCAATCGCAACAAAGTTAAGGTCATTGGCATGAACGTCTACGTCATTCTGTGGAGGAATCACAACCGTCGTCTTGAACTTACGCGGTAGGTAGTTACTACCTAGAATAGGTTCTTCATCGGTTGTTTCTAGTTTCTCACCATCTAACCAGATTTCTGCATAAGCGCGAGTCTTAGGTAATAGGTGTTCACTGATCTTTTTCGCCCACTCATACGCTTCTTGATGAAGCTCGGACTCAACCGGGTTTGTCGTACACAAAACATTTCGGTTGACGTCACCTGCAGTAGCGATTGAATCAATGCCAATACTGTTTAGCGTTTGGTGCATCAATTTAATGTTCGGTTTCAACACACCATGGAATTGGAAAGTTTGACGTGTTGTTAGACGGATAGAACCATAAGAGGTGCTTTCATCTGCGAACTTATCAATCGCTAACCATTGTTTAGGAGTGATGATGCCACCAGGCATACGCGCACGAAGCATGACATTATGTAAAGGTTCTAACTTTTGTTTTGCACGCTCGTTGCGGATATCACGGTCATCTTGTTGATACATACCATGGAAGCGGATCAGCTGAAAGTTGTCTGCGGTAAAACCACCAGTGATACGGTCTTGAAGATCTTGTTCAATCGTACCGCGTAGATTCTTACTTTCACGCTTCAAACGCTCATTGTCAGCCAAAGGTCCAAGTACTTGACCTAGCACTTCTTGCTCTATTACTTGCTTGCTCATTAGTACACATCCCTTTGGTAACGTTTCGCTTTACGTAAATCATTAATATATTGTTCAGCTTGCTCACGGCTCTGGTTGCCATGTTTTTCCGCTATCGTCACTAACGCTTCATGGACATCTTTCGCCATTCGAGTCGCGTCACCACAAACATAGAGGTACGCGCCCTCTTGCAGCCATTGCCAAACCTGAGCTGCTTGTTCGATTAAGCGATCTTGAACATAAACCTTTTCTTTTTGGTCACGACTAAAGGCAACATCCAATTTGGTTAGCGCACCAGATTTGAGGTATTTCTGCCATTCAACTTGGTATAAGAAATCTTGAGTAAAGGTACGGTCACCGAAGAACAACCAACTCTTACCTTCAGCATCATTGTTTTCACGCTCTTGAACAAAACTGCGGAACGGTGCGATACCGGTACCCGGGCCAACCATGATGATTGGTGTATTATCGTCTTGTGGTAATTTGAAGTTATTGTTGTTCTCAACAAACACCTTCACTTCACCACCTTCTTCAAGTCGTTGAGCTAAGAAGCTAGAAGCTCCGCCTAAACGAGACTCTTCGCCTTTTTGATATTCAACGAGGCCAACCGTTAAGTGAACTTCTTCATCTACTTCTGCTTGGCTTGATGCAATAGAATAGAGGCGTGGAGTCAGCTTACGTAGTAGGCCAATTAACTCATCAGCCGATAGCTTGGTTTTCTTTTCAGCTAGTACATCAACAATTTGAGTGTTGCCTGCATATTCACGAAGCTTGTCTTTATCTTCCACCAGCTTGATTAACTTCTTGCTGCCCGAAAGCTCAGCAAACTTAGTCACTAGTTGAGGATTTGAAGATGTAATTTCGAATTTACTGACGAGTGCGCTGTGGACAGATAAGTTGTCACCATCGACATCAACACTTTCGATACCAGATAACCCAACCTTAGAAAGGATCTGATTTGCGAGTTCTGAACTGTTTTCAAACCATACGCCTAGCGCATCACCCGGTTGGTAAGTAATACCCGACTCATCAAGATCAATCTCGATATGACGAACATCTTTACCCGAATCACGACCGGTGATCTTTTGGCTCGTCAATAGTGTCGCGGTGTATGGGTTTTGTTTGGTGTATTGCGAATGACCAGCGGCCGCTTGACCTACTGGTAATTGAACCACATCGGCTTCAGTGCCTGTCGATAGTGTCTCTTTTACTTGCTCTAATGCTTTAGCGCGCCATTCCGTTGCTGATTCTTCGTAATCAACATCACAATCAAGACGGTCGACAAACGATTTAGCACCAAGCTTAGCGAGGAAGTTATCGAAGTCTTTAGCCGTTTGGCAGAAGAACTCATAGCTTGAGTCACCTAAACCAATCACACCGTATTGTAGGTTTGATAATTTTGGCGCTTTCTTCGATTGTAGGAATTCATGCAACTCAATCGCGTTATCAGGGGCTTCGCCCTCACCATTGGTTGAAGCCACAAAAATGACGTGTGTCTCTTTGGCTAGATTCTTACCTTTATAATCACTGGCATCGAAAAGCTCGACAGCAATACCCAAGGCTTTAGCTTCTGCCTCAAGCGATTCAGCGACGCCTTTAGCATTACCTGTTTGAGATGCGAAGATAATGCTGAGCTTACCCGCCGGTTTAGCGGCTACTGCAGCAGCCGCTTGAGCGATTGGCGCAGCTGCACCTACAGGCTGAGCTTGGCTCACACCCCAAAGGTAACCACTGACCCATGCCAGTTGTTGTGAAGATAACTCAGAAACAGTGTGTTGAAGATGACCCAATTGTTGGTCATTAAGTGGTGCTGCTAGCCCAGGTAGTTCATTAACCCCAGACTGTGCATTATTATTTTGTGAAGACTCTTTCTTATTTAAAGACATGGTCACGACATCCCTAATCATTGCGTGACGATAGATTAACCACTCCTTTTAATAACAAGAAAGAATAGAAAAGTATGTTTTATAACTTTTTGGAAGTAAAAACCGATTGAAACGTAAATTGACTTACTGGTTTTCAATACGCACTTGCTGAAAGCCAACCGCCATTGCCGACTTAGATGCTAGGTCTAAATCCGCATAATGGCACTCCTCACCATGGACATCAGTAAGCAGAACAAAGCCGCCTCTCATATGGCGAAACTCCACAACCCAAGACCCTTCTTGTATTGAGGGCTCTATGATGGCTTCAACTAACAAATTTTCTCGATATAAATTGCGTAATTCATTGAGTGTCATATTCCATCCCTTGTTCTGACCCAACAGCATAGACCTTATAAGAATAGACGTTAATCAGCTCTCTGTATAAGGATGGTCGAAAGTGATGAATGTGCTAACTAATTCCAGAAAGATATATACCCAAGTAACCTCAAGATGCTTGGTTCAGCGAAAATGACTTGGTTTGTAGACGCGGCAACGATTTAAAGGTCTAGTGGGCCTAAATCAAGAATCGACAACAAAGTATACAAGCCAAGACAACTCGCCCTTTGGGAGCGTGTCATTGAACCGATTGCTGCGTCAAACAACTTGGAAAGAGCCAGCTATTACGCTGCGTCGTTTTCCTTGAACTCGGCTCAATGACAACGCTCTGAATCCAGCATCTTGAAGCCACTTGGGTATAACCAATAGATATAAAAAACGCCACTTAATAAGGTGACGTTCTTAAAATTCGTTCTAAGTTTGCTTTGTATGGCCTAGAAGCGTACTTCAGCACCCGCAAACCAACCATCGACCATAACGAAGCTCTTGCCTAGTTCAGAGCTA
This region of Vibrio sp. BS-M-Sm-2 genomic DNA includes:
- a CDS encoding phosphoadenylyl-sulfate reductase, whose product is MHNSVASKLKLAELLALTKTEQILRLGQINAELERLTALERVSWALDNLEGTHVVSSSFGIQAALMLHLVTQAKPDIPVILTDTGYLFPETYRFIDELSKKLTLNLQVFRAQQSPNWQEAQYGKLWEQGIEGIEKYNKLNKVEPMRRALDELEAGTWFSGLRREQSQSRANLPILSIQNGVFKFLPVIDWTNKDVHYYLEEHGLGYHPLREQGYLSVGDTHTTKKWEPGMTEEETRFNGLKRECGLHEDDGEQYGSGI
- the cysI gene encoding assimilatory sulfite reductase (NADPH) hemoprotein subunit; its protein translation is MSKQVIEQEVLGQVLGPLADNERLKRESKNLRGTIEQDLQDRITGGFTADNFQLIRFHGMYQQDDRDIRNERAKQKLEPLHNVMLRARMPGGIITPKQWLAIDKFADESTSYGSIRLTTRQTFQFHGVLKPNIKLMHQTLNSIGIDSIATAGDVNRNVLCTTNPVESELHQEAYEWAKKISEHLLPKTRAYAEIWLDGEKLETTDEEPILGSNYLPRKFKTTVVIPPQNDVDVHANDLNFVAIAKDGKLVGFNVLVGGGLAMTHGDTSTYARKADDFGFVPLDKTLDVAAAVVTTQRDWGNRSNRKNAKTKYTLDRVGIDVFKAEVEKRAVVEFSESRPYEFTGRGDRIGWAEGIDGKHHLALFIENGRLLDFPGKALKTGVAEIAKIHKGDFRMTANQNLIVAGVSKSQKAKIEKLARQYGLMDDAVSEQRKNSMACVAFPTCPLAMAEAERFLPEFVTDVEDILKTHGLPEEDNIILRITGCPNGCGRAMLAELGLVGKAPGRYNMHLGGNKAGTRIPKMYKENITSAQILEEIDSLVGRWATERQDNEGFGDFTIRAGIIEEVIISKRDLHA
- a CDS encoding assimilatory sulfite reductase (NADPH) flavoprotein subunit, whose translation is MSLNKKESSQNNNAQSGVNELPGLAAPLNDQQLGHLQHTVSELSSQQLAWVSGYLWGVSQAQPVGAAAPIAQAAAAVAAKPAGKLSIIFASQTGNAKGVAESLEAEAKALGIAVELFDASDYKGKNLAKETHVIFVASTNGEGEAPDNAIELHEFLQSKKAPKLSNLQYGVIGLGDSSYEFFCQTAKDFDNFLAKLGAKSFVDRLDCDVDYEESATEWRAKALEQVKETLSTGTEADVVQLPVGQAAAGHSQYTKQNPYTATLLTSQKITGRDSGKDVRHIEIDLDESGITYQPGDALGVWFENSSELANQILSKVGLSGIESVDVDGDNLSVHSALVSKFEITSSNPQLVTKFAELSGSKKLIKLVEDKDKLREYAGNTQIVDVLAEKKTKLSADELIGLLRKLTPRLYSIASSQAEVDEEVHLTVGLVEYQKGEESRLGGASSFLAQRLEEGGEVKVFVENNNNFKLPQDDNTPIIMVGPGTGIAPFRSFVQERENNDAEGKSWLFFGDRTFTQDFLYQVEWQKYLKSGALTKLDVAFSRDQKEKVYVQDRLIEQAAQVWQWLQEGAYLYVCGDATRMAKDVHEALVTIAEKHGNQSREQAEQYINDLRKAKRYQRDVY